A region from the Thermodesulfobacteriota bacterium genome encodes:
- a CDS encoding ABC transporter ATP-binding protein, whose translation MTNSAIVSINGLVKRFSIGGGQFTALESIDLTFGKGEFAGLIGPSGSGKTTLLNIIGSLDAPTEGSAVVLGQSIGELSHRQAARLRNQNLGFIFQTYNLLPVYTVFENVEFPLLLLKMPATERRKAVLDALDAVGLTDKVQSRPAQLSGGESQRVAIARAMVKSPKIVLADEPTANLDAKNSHHILQTMVKLNQAFNTTFIFASHDEKVIGYLRRKITLNDGKAVSDELVEHPVHLANLPSTAGGGHT comes from the coding sequence ATGACTAATTCTGCAATTGTGTCGATCAACGGCCTGGTGAAGCGTTTTTCCATCGGCGGCGGCCAATTTACCGCTCTTGAAAGCATAGACCTGACCTTCGGAAAAGGTGAATTCGCCGGACTGATTGGACCCAGTGGCTCCGGCAAGACAACGCTGTTGAACATCATCGGCTCACTGGATGCGCCCACGGAAGGAAGTGCCGTTGTACTGGGGCAATCTATCGGCGAACTGAGTCACCGACAGGCGGCTCGATTGCGTAACCAGAATCTTGGATTTATTTTCCAGACCTACAACCTGTTGCCGGTGTATACGGTTTTTGAAAACGTCGAATTTCCCCTGCTGCTGCTCAAGATGCCTGCAACAGAAAGGCGTAAAGCGGTATTGGATGCCCTGGACGCCGTTGGATTAACCGACAAGGTCCAATCACGTCCCGCCCAACTGTCCGGTGGTGAAAGTCAGCGTGTCGCCATCGCACGTGCGATGGTCAAATCGCCGAAAATCGTTCTGGCCGACGAGCCCACCGCCAACCTCGATGCCAAGAATTCGCATCACATCTTGCAGACCATGGTAAAACTGAACCAAGCGTTTAACACCACCTTTATCTTTGCCAGCCACGACGAGAAGGTGATCGGTTATCTGCGTCGCAAGATCACGTTAAACGACGGCAAGGCCGTTAGTGACGAACTCGTCGAGCATCCGGTGCACCTGGCAAATCTGCCATCGACAGCCGGGGGAGGTCACACATGA